A window of Candidatus Tanganyikabacteria bacterium genomic DNA:
CCGGCCGGCTGTGAGCTCCCCCACAGCCGTTTTCGGTAAGCTAGCCTTCCGACTTGGGGGGGATCACGGCCTGGCGCAGTGAAGAATCGATGACGGCCTCGAAATCGTCGGGCCGATCGGCGGCGCGGCGGACGGTCTGGCCGAAGGCGACCTGGGCGGCTTCGGGCGGCGGCTGATCGGCCGGCCACTCGGCCAGCTTCACCAGCAGGCCGGCGCCGTTGGAACCCACCAGCAACGTCTGGTCGCCCACCTGCACCAGGTACAGGCTCTGCGTCCCGGCCAGGCGGGCGGTCTCCAGCACGCGGATGCGGCCGAAGTCGGCCGGCGCCCGCTGGCCCAGCAGCTTGCGATAGGCCAGCAGCGAGGCGTAGATCAGCGCGATGACGAAGCCGAGCTTCACCAGGAACCAGAACGCCTGCAGCCACAATGGCTGCTGCGGGGCCACCGCCAGCGCGGGATCCTGGTAGTCGCGCCAGACGAAGCCGTCGCCGGTGGCAGCCTGGGCCAGCGCGGGAGCGGCGAGCGCCAGCCAGGTCATGGCGAAGGCGACACCGAGGCCGGCACGGAGGCCGGCCCCACTCGGCGGGGTATGGTCGGCGTCTCCGCCGGCCCCGCTCGGCGGGGTGGGGCCGGCGTCTCTGCCGGCCCCGCTCGGCGGGGTGGGGCCGGCGTCTCTGCCGGCCCCGCGATCAGCGCAGCGCCTTCTTGACGGCATCGAGGACCCGTTCGGCCTGGAACGGTTTGACGATGAAGTCCCGGGCGCCGGCCTGGATGGCCTCGAGGACCATCGCCTGCTGGCCCATCGCGGAGCAGACGATGATGCGGGCGGCCGGATCGGCGTGGCGGATCTGCTTGATGGCGGTGATGCCGTCCATCTCGGGCATCGTGATGTCCATGGTGACCAGGTCGACCTTCATCTTGCGGTACATGTCCACCGCCTCGACGCCGTTCTTCGCCTCGCCGACCACGGCGTAGCCGTTCTGGCTCAGGATGTCCTTGAGCATCAGGCGCATGAAGGCCGCGTCGTCGACGACGAGAATGCTCTTCAAACCGCGCCCCTACGCCGGCCCGATGCCCCGGAAGCCGCTCACGCGCTCGGCCGGACTGACGATGTCCGTCACGCGGATTCCGAAGTTTTCGTCGATGACCACGACCTCTCCGCGGGCGATGAGCTTGCCGTTGACGAGCAAATCTACGGGCTCGCCGGCGAGCTTGTCAAGCCCAACAACCGAGCCCTTCCCGAGCTCCAGCACGTCGCGGATCTGCATGCGCGTGCGCCCCAGTTCCACGGTCACGCGCAGCGGCACGTCCATGATCAGATCGAGGCGGGTGGCGGCGCCCGCCCCCGGCATCCCGGCCGGTGCGCCCAGCGGGCCGAACGTGACGGGCTGGGCGACCGGGCCGCCGCTGAAGGCCGCGCCGGGCCCGGGAGCCTGCTGCGGCGCCTGCATACCCATCGCGTAGGGATTGCCCGCCATGCCGTAGGCTCCCGCCGCCATGCCCATCTGCGCCATCTGGGCCATCTGCGCCTGCATCTGCGCGGCCTGCATCTGGGCGAGCATCTCCGGGGTCATGCCGCCAAAGGCCGCGGCCGGCATCTGCTGGGGCATGGGCGGAGCCGCCTGGGGGGCCATCTGGGGAATATCGGGCATTCCCGCGGGCATCCCGGACGGCGGCGAGGCGGGCACCGCCGCGCTCATCGCCGGTTCGGGAGCGGCCGCGGCGGCCTGCTTCGCCTGCTGCTTGCTCTTCATGGCCTGCACGAAGTCGCGGGCGCCCTCGGAAGGGAAGAGCTGGTAGATCTGCGATTCCACCAGGCCCTCGATCGAGAAGAGATAGGTGATGACGGCGTA
This region includes:
- a CDS encoding response regulator, translated to MKSILVVDDAAFMRLMLKDILSQNGYAVVGEAKNGVEAVDMYRKMKVDLVTMDITMPEMDGITAIKQIRHADPAARIIVCSAMGQQAMVLEAIQAGARDFIVKPFQAERVLDAVKKALR
- the fliY gene encoding flagellar motor switch phosphatase FliY — its product is MSDFALTPEENDVLEEVGQTAMGSGASTLSILLNQQVTITSPTAQAYPPERLYQLLQEPSVLVEVPLNVGNRVPTAFFFGQADTARITDLMMGGEGSPPDTVIDELRLSAISEAVNQMMGMAANSLTSTYGRKVEVSPPQATVVDRPEELVLPPNFGGGPYAVITYLFSIEGLVESQIYQLFPSEGARDFVQAMKSKQQAKQAAAAAPEPAMSAAVPASPPSGMPAGMPDIPQMAPQAAPPMPQQMPAAAFGGMTPEMLAQMQAAQMQAQMAQMAQMGMAAGAYGMAGNPYAMGMQAPQQAPGPGAAFSGGPVAQPVTFGPLGAPAGMPGAGAATRLDLIMDVPLRVTVELGRTRMQIRDVLELGKGSVVGLDKLAGEPVDLLVNGKLIARGEVVVIDENFGIRVTDIVSPAERVSGFRGIGPA
- a CDS encoding flagellar biosynthetic protein FliO, encoding MTWLALAAPALAQAATGDGFVWRDYQDPALAVAPQQPLWLQAFWFLVKLGFVIALIYASLLAYRKLLGQRAPADFGRIRVLETARLAGTQSLYLVQVGDQTLLVGSNGAGLLVKLAEWPADQPPPEAAQVAFGQTVRRAADRPDDFEAVIDSSLRQAVIPPKSEG